In the Chryseobacterium sp. MYb264 genome, one interval contains:
- a CDS encoding T9SS type A sorting domain-containing protein, which translates to MKKNLLMMLAAYGLCSAQTTITKAFNDPNSGDSPNYFTISGSIDNSPTGNGVTFNNSLVTQGAVSSTNYSTPSASEISTFPGSTLKMVGSGNTIYFKQSASKLEITGLVIPEATLNFSTNNGTYISYPTNPSSEQDSDTASGTFTSSPANGNITGNFSGTINITVDGTGTLLLGGATYTNVLKIKSVQSFNLSFSGFPLGTITNTAYFYYDSTHKFPLLSYTSANINVPALNMNQTTTAAQALFENVLAVNDSFAKKDKLKVYPNPATDFIEFRGETESYSTAKVYSLDGKLIKTSDIKSGKIQVSELPSAAYFIEVSGKDAKAETTKFIKK; encoded by the coding sequence ATGAAAAAAAATCTACTGATGATGCTCGCGGCATATGGATTATGTTCGGCACAAACTACGATTACCAAAGCATTTAACGACCCGAATTCGGGAGATTCTCCCAATTATTTTACAATAAGCGGATCGATAGATAATTCTCCTACAGGAAATGGTGTAACTTTCAATAATTCGTTGGTAACGCAAGGGGCAGTCTCTTCTACGAACTATTCTACACCAAGTGCAAGCGAAATTTCCACTTTTCCCGGCTCTACTTTAAAAATGGTCGGAAGCGGAAATACAATCTATTTTAAACAATCGGCTTCAAAACTGGAAATTACAGGATTGGTAATTCCTGAAGCTACCTTGAACTTTTCTACCAATAACGGAACTTATATTTCTTATCCTACAAATCCAAGTTCCGAGCAAGATTCAGATACTGCTTCAGGAACATTTACTTCGTCTCCTGCTAATGGAAATATCACCGGAAACTTTTCCGGAACCATCAATATTACAGTAGATGGAACAGGCACTTTACTCCTTGGAGGAGCTACGTACACCAATGTTTTAAAGATAAAGTCTGTTCAGAGTTTTAATTTATCCTTTTCCGGATTTCCTTTGGGAACCATTACAAACACTGCCTATTTCTATTATGACAGCACTCACAAATTCCCATTACTGTCTTATACATCGGCCAATATCAACGTCCCTGCTCTTAATATGAACCAAACAACAACCGCAGCGCAAGCTTTGTTTGAAAATGTTTTGGCCGTGAATGACAGTTTTGCGAAAAAAGATAAATTAAAAGTATACCCCAATCCTGCAACAGATTTTATTGAATTTAGAGGAGAAACAGAAAGTTATTCAACAGCTAAAGTTTATAGCTTAGATGGAAAACTGATTAAAACTTCGGATATAAAATCTGGAAAAATTCAAGTTTCAGAATTGCCTTCTGCAGCTTATTTCATAGAAGTTTCAGGCAAAGATGCTAAAGCAGAAACTACGAAATTTATCAAAAAGTAA
- a CDS encoding BspA family leucine-rich repeat surface protein — MHKKLLVTFFLFLFFISYAQNEFITVWKPNITGTIDNSISFGGTGTSYTIAWEEIGFPQHNGVLSSVTSSSGSPAVISFGTSLNANPIQATYRVKASNGSGLFYGFRGSANMPALGNPKLFEVSQWGDILWLQQFDQGFSSCPNLDVTATDVPNLTQINNLSEMFLYCPSLIGNPSFASWNTSNITNMKGMFSRAKLFNQPIGNWNTAKVTDFRDMFSYASAFNQNISAWNTSSGTNFISMFQDALAFNQPLNSWNTSNATNFRSMFSNAKSFNQPLNNWNTSKVISFGQMFTNASSFNQPIGNWDVSKVWGADSFSMFNGASLFDQDLSTWNISFQNVPSAYVYFGFNNSGLSCINYNKFLIALSNNPTLSNLGSAIGVIQAEGLTYSTPQAIMARAQLVNNGFNIIGDTYNANCSASLSTSEISPKSKTSAYPNPTTGVITVEAVANENTYLYDSVGRVIKNVPLNKGNNKVDLSEYPSGNYFLRGNTTSAKIIKK; from the coding sequence ATGCACAAAAAACTATTGGTAACATTTTTTCTTTTTCTATTTTTCATTTCTTATGCGCAGAATGAATTTATTACGGTTTGGAAACCTAATATCACAGGAACGATTGATAACTCCATATCTTTTGGAGGCACCGGAACGAGCTATACCATTGCCTGGGAAGAAATAGGATTTCCTCAGCATAATGGGGTTCTTAGTTCTGTAACATCGAGTAGCGGCAGCCCTGCGGTAATTTCTTTTGGTACTTCTTTAAATGCAAATCCTATTCAGGCAACTTACAGAGTAAAAGCATCCAATGGGAGTGGATTATTTTACGGATTTAGAGGTAGCGCAAATATGCCTGCCTTAGGAAATCCGAAACTCTTCGAGGTGAGTCAATGGGGAGATATTCTTTGGCTCCAGCAATTTGATCAGGGATTTTCGAGCTGTCCAAATCTTGATGTAACTGCTACAGATGTTCCTAATCTGACACAAATTAATAATTTATCGGAAATGTTCCTTTATTGTCCGTCTTTGATTGGTAATCCGTCATTTGCTAGCTGGAATACAAGCAACATCACAAATATGAAGGGTATGTTTAGCAGAGCAAAATTGTTTAATCAGCCTATTGGAAATTGGAATACAGCAAAAGTAACAGATTTTCGGGATATGTTTTCTTACGCATCTGCTTTTAATCAAAATATTTCAGCATGGAATACCTCGTCCGGGACCAATTTTATTTCAATGTTTCAGGATGCGCTAGCATTCAATCAGCCATTAAATTCATGGAATACGAGCAATGCAACGAATTTCCGTTCTATGTTCTCTAATGCTAAATCCTTTAATCAGCCTCTTAATAATTGGAACACCAGTAAAGTAATAAGTTTTGGTCAAATGTTTACCAATGCATCATCATTTAATCAGCCTATTGGAAACTGGGATGTTAGTAAAGTTTGGGGTGCTGATAGTTTTAGTATGTTTAATGGTGCTTCACTTTTTGATCAGGATCTTTCTACCTGGAATATCAGCTTTCAAAATGTTCCTTCAGCCTATGTGTATTTCGGATTTAACAATTCTGGTTTATCATGTATTAATTATAATAAATTCCTAATTGCGCTCAGCAATAATCCTACATTATCAAATTTAGGATCGGCAATTGGAGTGATACAAGCAGAAGGATTAACTTATTCTACACCGCAGGCTATTATGGCAAGAGCTCAATTGGTTAACAACGGTTTCAATATTATCGGAGACACTTATAATGCAAATTGTAGCGCAAGTTTATCAACTTCAGAAATTTCACCAAAATCAAAAACTTCAGCTTATCCTAATCCAACAACAGGGGTGATAACTGTTGAAGCTGTAGCAAACGAAAATACTTATTTGTACGACAGCGTAGGGAGGGTGATTAAAAATGTACCTTTAAATAAAGGAAATAATAAAGTTGATCTCAGCGAATATCCATCAGGAAATTATTTTTTAAGAGGTAATACTACTTCTGCGAAAATAATTAAGAAATAA
- a CDS encoding DUF3575 domain-containing protein, with product MKKYFLILPCFIFSGISAQEITTAEPSEKMNIIKTNVTAYAFRNINLSYERAFTEWFSLNMGFGVMPEGKVPFINSFLSDADEKRFQNLNVKSFNFTIEPRFYIGSGYGKGFYIAPYYRYSQVTSNTFDFYYDYNFSGTTYQIPLKGNGTAHGNSGGLMVGVQFFLTRSQNLVLDFWIAGAHYGAGKGDFTMTSDVILTPDMQAQLKKEIENLDIPVVNYTVETNANGANIKVDGPWLGLRSGLSLGYRF from the coding sequence ATGAAAAAATATTTCCTTATACTTCCGTGCTTTATTTTTTCAGGAATATCTGCACAGGAAATAACGACCGCTGAGCCTTCTGAAAAGATGAATATCATCAAAACGAACGTTACAGCCTATGCTTTCCGAAATATTAATCTCTCTTATGAGAGAGCCTTTACCGAATGGTTTTCACTGAATATGGGGTTCGGCGTAATGCCTGAAGGAAAAGTTCCTTTTATCAACTCTTTTTTAAGCGATGCAGACGAAAAAAGATTTCAGAATCTTAACGTAAAATCTTTTAATTTCACCATTGAGCCCAGATTTTATATCGGTTCAGGTTATGGAAAAGGATTTTATATTGCTCCTTACTACCGCTACTCCCAAGTTACCTCTAATACTTTTGATTTTTATTATGATTATAATTTCAGCGGAACGACCTATCAAATTCCCTTAAAAGGAAACGGAACCGCCCATGGAAACAGCGGCGGATTAATGGTCGGCGTACAGTTTTTCTTAACCCGAAGCCAAAATTTAGTCTTAGATTTCTGGATTGCCGGAGCCCATTACGGAGCCGGAAAAGGAGATTTCACCATGACAAGCGATGTTATTTTAACACCCGATATGCAGGCTCAGCTGAAAAAAGAGATTGAAAACCTTGACATTCCGGTTGTGAATTATACAGTGGAAACCAATGCCAACGGAGCAAACATAAAAGTAGATGGACCATGGCTGGGTTTAAGAAGCGGATTATCGCTTGGATATAGATTTTAA
- a CDS encoding MFS transporter, giving the protein MNSSQITTAQRIKAIVGGSIGNLVEWYDWYAYAAFAIYFSHSFFPDSDLTAQLLNTAGIFAVGFLMRPVGGWVFGSIADKIGRKKAMTYSVLLMSFGSLLIALTPTYKTIGVLAPALLLLARLLQGLSVGGEYGVSATYLSEMATENRRGFYSSFQYVTLIGGQLIALGIQLILQKLLLTEAQLEDWGWRIPFVIGAALSIIALYLRSNLHETEAFENKKEVSEKKKGSISELLKHPKALITVVGLTLGGTLAFYTYTTYMQKFLVNTVHLTKEQSTLVSFISLLIFACLQPVFGALSDKIGRRPLLLSFGILGTLCTYPLLTALSQTTSMWGAFFLIMAALIIVSGYTSINAVVKAELFPSEVRALGVGLPYALTVAIFGGTAEYIALWFKQENKEPYFYCYITACIFFSLIVYAGMKDTKKNSTLDKD; this is encoded by the coding sequence ATGAATTCATCACAAATTACCACCGCACAAAGAATCAAAGCCATTGTAGGCGGATCCATAGGAAATTTGGTGGAATGGTATGACTGGTATGCCTACGCTGCATTTGCCATCTACTTTTCCCATTCATTTTTTCCCGATTCCGATCTTACGGCGCAACTTCTAAATACCGCCGGAATTTTTGCGGTTGGTTTCCTGATGAGGCCTGTCGGAGGATGGGTTTTCGGAAGTATCGCGGATAAGATCGGGAGAAAAAAAGCAATGACCTATTCCGTTTTGTTAATGTCTTTCGGTTCATTACTGATTGCCTTAACACCCACTTATAAAACCATCGGTGTTTTAGCCCCTGCTTTACTTTTATTGGCAAGACTTTTACAAGGATTAAGCGTAGGTGGTGAATACGGAGTGTCCGCCACTTACCTCAGCGAAATGGCTACCGAAAACAGAAGAGGTTTCTACTCAAGTTTTCAATACGTAACCTTGATTGGCGGACAATTAATTGCCTTAGGAATTCAATTGATTTTACAGAAATTACTATTAACAGAAGCCCAACTGGAAGACTGGGGCTGGAGAATTCCCTTTGTGATCGGAGCGGCATTATCGATTATTGCACTATACCTTCGCTCCAATCTTCATGAAACGGAAGCTTTCGAAAACAAAAAAGAGGTCAGTGAAAAGAAAAAAGGAAGCATCAGCGAACTTTTAAAACATCCCAAAGCCTTAATTACAGTGGTAGGTTTAACATTAGGAGGAACACTGGCATTTTATACCTACACCACGTATATGCAGAAGTTTTTAGTGAACACGGTTCATTTAACGAAAGAACAGTCTACACTTGTTTCTTTCATTTCCCTCCTTATTTTTGCGTGCCTGCAGCCCGTTTTCGGAGCATTATCAGATAAGATTGGAAGAAGACCGTTACTGTTATCGTTCGGGATCTTGGGAACACTATGTACCTATCCGCTTTTAACGGCTTTAAGCCAGACAACATCTATGTGGGGTGCCTTCTTTTTGATTATGGCGGCATTAATTATTGTAAGCGGCTACACTTCGATCAACGCGGTGGTAAAAGCAGAACTATTTCCTTCGGAAGTAAGAGCACTGGGCGTGGGATTGCCTTATGCCTTAACAGTTGCTATTTTTGGAGGAACGGCAGAATATATTGCCCTTTGGTTTAAACAGGAAAATAAAGAACCTTATTTTTACTGTTACATCACCGCGTGTATTTTCTTTTCCCTGATTGTATATGCAGGAATGAAGGATACCAAGAAGAACTCTACTTTAGATAAAGATTAA
- a CDS encoding FEKKY domain-containing protein, whose translation MKNSKLFLLLILLFSGIICAQKNDTKITVKEKGKAAKTVEKQENLPHFIQFGIMSKNHQAFRNKYKIDVKYENCVISPTVSKMAKENNLAIAKLLTEKYGDSWKKELEIIPYGL comes from the coding sequence ATGAAAAACTCAAAATTATTTCTTTTACTGATCTTATTATTTTCCGGAATAATTTGCGCTCAGAAGAACGATACTAAAATCACCGTCAAAGAAAAAGGTAAAGCTGCAAAAACAGTAGAGAAACAGGAAAACCTTCCCCACTTTATCCAGTTTGGAATTATGTCTAAAAATCATCAAGCCTTTAGAAATAAATATAAAATTGATGTGAAGTATGAAAACTGTGTGATCAGCCCAACCGTTTCAAAAATGGCAAAAGAAAACAACCTTGCGATTGCAAAGTTGTTGACTGAAAAATATGGTGATAGCTGGAAAAAAGAGCTGGAAATTATTCCTTACGGATTATAA
- a CDS encoding ABC transporter ATP-binding protein encodes MKKQDTWDIIKRLFFIGMKFRSWFIVTLIISIILSIVSTYRPYLTMNVVDNDITKLQDKALMMKHIYLLVALVFAETVLNFFLVFFSNYISQNVIRDIRQRLYAKLIYFKTSFFDKTPIGQLVTRAVGDVETIATVYTDGFLMVFGDVLRIVFVLIMMFSTDVHLSYITLAILPLMVVITRFFQKRLKKAFGDERNWTANQNSFVQERLAGMPIIQVFNRQESEFKKFDDINITLKGALLRTVFIFSLFFPVVELISSLFIGFILFYGGYITISAGVVIAFIQYISMLIRPLRQIADRFNNIQRGIVGAERVLGLMDEDFAMPNTGTVKKDHFDGKIEFQDVRFAYDEKQEVLKGIDFKVSPGETVAIVGATGAGKSTIISLITRLYDINSGNILIDDVNLKDYELYNLRSHIGVVLQDVFLFHGSIFENLSFGDETITLDKIKAGAKEIEVDQFIEQLPGGYDYVVSERGSSISLGQRQLLSFLRAYLSDPKILILDEATSSIDHESEKLIQRATEKITKNRTSIIIAHRLSTIEKADKIIVMEHGKIVEEGKHLELLDKNGYYATLYKAQLRHEIELEEESKL; translated from the coding sequence ATGAAAAAACAAGATACCTGGGATATTATTAAGAGGCTTTTCTTTATCGGGATGAAGTTCCGTTCTTGGTTCATCGTCACTCTGATAATTTCCATTATACTCTCCATCGTTTCTACATACAGACCTTATCTTACGATGAATGTGGTGGATAATGATATCACGAAACTACAGGATAAAGCTTTGATGATGAAGCATATTTATCTGCTGGTAGCGCTGGTATTTGCAGAAACCGTGCTGAATTTTTTCTTAGTCTTTTTCTCCAATTATATTTCTCAAAACGTAATCAGAGATATCAGACAAAGGCTATATGCAAAACTGATCTATTTTAAAACTTCGTTTTTTGATAAAACACCCATCGGTCAGTTGGTAACGAGAGCTGTCGGTGATGTGGAAACTATTGCGACGGTGTATACGGACGGTTTTTTGATGGTGTTCGGAGATGTTCTGAGAATTGTTTTTGTACTGATCATGATGTTCAGCACAGACGTTCATCTGAGCTATATTACATTGGCGATTTTACCACTGATGGTGGTGATCACAAGATTTTTCCAAAAGAGATTGAAAAAGGCTTTTGGGGATGAAAGAAACTGGACGGCGAATCAAAACTCTTTTGTTCAGGAAAGGCTGGCAGGAATGCCCATTATTCAGGTGTTCAACAGACAGGAATCTGAGTTTAAAAAGTTTGATGACATTAATATTACGCTGAAGGGCGCATTATTGAGAACCGTTTTCATCTTCTCTTTATTCTTTCCTGTGGTGGAATTAATTTCTTCACTTTTTATCGGGTTTATACTTTTTTATGGAGGATATATTACGATCAGTGCGGGGGTTGTTATTGCATTTATTCAGTATATATCAATGTTGATTCGTCCTTTGAGACAAATTGCAGACCGATTTAACAATATTCAGAGAGGAATTGTGGGAGCGGAAAGAGTATTGGGATTAATGGATGAAGATTTTGCGATGCCAAATACAGGAACTGTGAAAAAAGATCATTTCGATGGTAAAATTGAATTTCAGGATGTACGTTTTGCCTACGATGAAAAGCAGGAGGTTTTAAAAGGCATCGATTTTAAAGTAAGTCCGGGAGAAACGGTAGCCATCGTTGGAGCAACGGGAGCAGGGAAATCTACCATTATCAGCTTGATTACAAGATTGTATGACATCAATTCCGGAAATATATTAATTGATGATGTGAATCTGAAGGATTACGAACTGTATAACCTGAGAAGCCACATTGGCGTGGTGTTGCAGGATGTTTTCCTTTTCCACGGAAGTATTTTTGAAAATCTTTCTTTTGGTGATGAAACTATTACTTTAGATAAAATAAAAGCGGGTGCCAAAGAAATTGAAGTCGACCAGTTTATTGAGCAACTTCCGGGTGGTTATGATTATGTGGTGAGCGAAAGAGGTTCTTCAATTTCTCTGGGGCAGAGACAATTATTATCTTTCCTGAGAGCTTATTTATCAGATCCAAAGATTTTAATTCTGGATGAAGCAACTTCTTCTATTGACCACGAAAGTGAGAAATTAATCCAGAGAGCCACGGAAAAAATTACCAAAAACAGAACATCCATCATTATTGCCCACCGATTGTCAACTATCGAAAAAGCCGATAAAATTATCGTAATGGAACATGGTAAAATTGTTGAAGAAGGTAAACATTTGGAACTTTTGGATAAGAACGGATATTACGCCACTTTATATAAAGCCCAATTGAGACACGAAATAGAACTGGAAGAGGAAAGCAAATTATAA
- the truA gene encoding tRNA pseudouridine(38-40) synthase TruA yields MRYFIEFSYNGKNYFGYQIQPDAISVQEELEKALSTILREEIKTTGAGRTDTGVHAKKIFAHFDTEKVLDQDLPRRLNSFLPPDISIKRIFQVKDDFHARFDATFRTYEYYITLEKNPFTTESAWQHWRRDLDIDKMNEACKILFEYEDFTSFAKLKTDNKTNICKMYKAEWVQNGSELKFTVSANRFLRNMVRAIVGTMVEIGSGKIQPEDLRKVIEDKHRNSAGTSAPAHGLYLVDVGYEFD; encoded by the coding sequence TTGAGGTATTTTATTGAGTTTTCCTACAACGGTAAAAATTATTTCGGCTATCAGATACAGCCGGATGCTATTTCTGTGCAGGAAGAATTGGAAAAAGCACTTTCCACGATTTTAAGAGAAGAAATAAAAACGACAGGAGCAGGAAGAACTGATACCGGTGTGCATGCGAAGAAGATTTTCGCCCACTTCGACACCGAAAAAGTGTTGGATCAAGATCTTCCGCGAAGACTGAACAGTTTTCTTCCGCCGGATATTTCCATTAAAAGGATTTTTCAGGTAAAAGATGATTTTCATGCACGTTTTGATGCTACTTTCAGAACGTATGAATATTATATTACTTTAGAGAAAAATCCGTTTACCACAGAATCTGCGTGGCAACATTGGAGACGTGATCTGGATATTGATAAAATGAACGAAGCCTGTAAGATTTTATTCGAATACGAAGATTTTACAAGTTTCGCTAAACTGAAAACCGACAACAAAACCAATATCTGCAAAATGTACAAAGCAGAGTGGGTACAAAACGGAAGCGAACTGAAATTCACCGTTTCTGCCAACCGATTTTTAAGAAATATGGTGAGAGCGATTGTAGGAACAATGGTAGAAATTGGTTCCGGGAAAATACAACCTGAGGATCTTCGAAAAGTCATTGAAGACAAACACCGAAATTCTGCAGGAACGTCCGCACCGGCGCATGGATTGTATCTGGTGGATGTTGGGTATGAATTTGACTGA
- the lpxK gene encoding tetraacyldisaccharide 4'-kinase: protein MKRWYLYPFSLGYHLVTGFRNTMYDLGIFKSTKFKTPIICVGNLSVGGSGKSPMVMYLAQYLSKHYRTGVLSRGYGRLTKGYDVTNYESNYKMVGDEAMQLFERFKNRFVIAVSEERVPGAKKVIEDMDLDVLVLDDAMQHRAIKAGFNIMMTDFNDPYFRDYLLPAGDLRESRAGVKRADIIMVSKCPDELTEETKQYYVSRIRPDRTQKVFFSSIGYDENVYGREKMLPDNNLNYYDILLITGIANPTPLIQQLAKFTKRVKHLKFRDHHNFSEDDIKKIVTEYKKLGEYKLILTTEKDYVRLKSFDYLRDILYYWPINVIIDKKEEFDQIILDYVRKN, encoded by the coding sequence ATGAAAAGATGGTACCTTTATCCTTTTTCCCTCGGTTATCATTTGGTCACGGGTTTCCGAAACACAATGTATGATCTGGGAATATTTAAATCAACGAAATTCAAAACACCGATTATTTGTGTCGGTAACCTTTCTGTGGGCGGCAGCGGGAAATCGCCAATGGTGATGTATCTCGCCCAATACCTGTCTAAACATTACAGAACAGGTGTACTTTCGCGCGGTTACGGAAGGCTGACCAAAGGTTATGATGTGACGAACTACGAAAGTAACTATAAAATGGTGGGTGATGAAGCCATGCAGTTGTTTGAGCGCTTCAAAAACCGTTTTGTGATTGCTGTCTCTGAAGAGAGAGTTCCGGGCGCCAAAAAAGTAATTGAAGATATGGATCTCGATGTTCTGGTACTGGATGATGCCATGCAGCACAGAGCGATAAAAGCAGGATTCAATATCATGATGACGGATTTCAACGATCCTTATTTTAGAGACTATCTGCTTCCTGCAGGAGATTTGCGAGAATCGAGAGCGGGTGTAAAAAGAGCAGACATCATTATGGTAAGCAAATGCCCTGATGAACTGACGGAGGAAACCAAGCAGTATTATGTTTCGAGAATAAGACCAGACCGTACCCAAAAAGTATTCTTTTCATCCATCGGGTATGACGAAAATGTATACGGAAGAGAAAAAATGCTTCCTGACAACAACCTGAATTATTACGATATCCTTCTGATTACCGGAATTGCCAACCCGACGCCGCTTATTCAGCAACTTGCTAAATTTACGAAAAGGGTAAAGCATCTGAAATTCAGGGATCATCATAATTTTTCTGAAGACGATATCAAAAAAATCGTCACGGAATATAAAAAACTGGGAGAATATAAACTAATCTTAACAACGGAGAAAGATTATGTTCGTCTTAAATCTTTTGACTATCTTAGAGATATTCTTTACTATTGGCCTATCAATGTCATTATTGATAAGAAGGAAGAATTTGATCAAATCATCTTAGATTATGTTAGAAAAAATTAA
- a CDS encoding purine-nucleoside phosphorylase, whose translation MLEKIKATADFIKNTIQDTPDFAIILGSGLGKLQDEVEALHILEYKDIPNFPQTTVTGHSGKLIYGILEGKKVLMMSGRFHYYEGHSMETVTFPIRVFKLLGIQNLILSNACGGVNPDYSVADIVILKDHINMMPEHPLRGKNIDELGPRFVDMSEPYNKKMISVAEKAAQENNINIHQGVYVALQGPTFETPAEYGMIKAIGGDMVGMSTVPEVIVAKHMEMDCFCISVITDLGGSDIAFAVSHEEVLNAANKAMPNVIALVKGLVKNYQ comes from the coding sequence ATGTTAGAAAAAATTAAGGCGACGGCAGATTTCATTAAAAACACGATTCAGGACACCCCTGATTTTGCGATTATTTTAGGTTCCGGACTGGGAAAACTTCAGGATGAGGTAGAAGCCCTTCACATACTGGAATACAAAGACATTCCGAATTTTCCGCAAACCACGGTTACGGGACATAGCGGAAAGCTGATCTACGGAATTCTGGAAGGTAAAAAAGTGCTGATGATGAGTGGCCGTTTTCATTATTATGAAGGTCATTCCATGGAAACAGTAACTTTCCCGATACGTGTTTTCAAATTGCTGGGAATTCAAAATCTTATCCTTTCCAACGCTTGTGGCGGAGTAAATCCTGACTACAGTGTGGCGGATATCGTGATCTTAAAAGATCACATCAACATGATGCCTGAGCACCCGCTTCGTGGCAAAAATATCGATGAATTGGGACCTCGTTTCGTAGATATGAGTGAACCTTACAACAAAAAAATGATTTCAGTTGCCGAAAAGGCAGCTCAGGAAAACAATATCAACATTCATCAGGGAGTTTATGTAGCATTGCAAGGTCCAACCTTTGAAACGCCTGCGGAATATGGAATGATTAAAGCCATCGGTGGTGACATGGTTGGAATGAGCACCGTTCCTGAAGTTATTGTAGCCAAGCATATGGAAATGGATTGTTTCTGTATTTCCGTGATCACCGATTTGGGCGGTTCCGATATTGCCTTTGCCGTTTCTCATGAAGAAGTTCTGAATGCTGCGAATAAAGCAATGCCGAATGTAATTGCACTGGTGAAAGGCCTGGTAAAAAATTATCAGTAA
- a CDS encoding TlpA family protein disulfide reductase, with protein sequence MRKLLLILMISIFGLSYAQEVPKVLKTSFSKEALAQKLENKEGKTVTIQQILDQHKGKVLVIDFWAGWCRDCLKALPKAKELEESNKNIDFVFLSLDRSREGFEKSLERFEMKDKENYWFSTGWKNAFNNYIDLNWIPRYMVIDQKSAIAKYYAISPEDPEIQTTINKLLK encoded by the coding sequence ATGAGAAAGTTACTTTTAATTTTAATGATAAGCATTTTCGGGCTAAGCTATGCGCAGGAGGTTCCGAAAGTTTTAAAAACTAGTTTTTCTAAAGAAGCTTTGGCTCAGAAACTGGAAAACAAAGAAGGAAAAACTGTAACAATACAACAAATTCTTGATCAGCATAAAGGAAAAGTTCTAGTGATCGATTTCTGGGCCGGATGGTGCAGAGATTGTTTAAAAGCACTTCCTAAAGCTAAAGAACTGGAGGAAAGTAATAAAAATATTGATTTTGTATTCCTTTCACTAGACCGTTCGAGAGAAGGTTTTGAAAAAAGTCTTGAACGATTTGAAATGAAAGACAAAGAGAATTATTGGTTTTCCACAGGTTGGAAAAATGCTTTCAACAATTATATTGACCTGAACTGGATTCCTAGATATATGGTGATCGATCAGAAATCAGCGATTGCAAAATATTATGCTATTTCTCCGGAAGATCCTGAAATCCAAACAACAATTAATAAATTACTTAAATAA